A genomic stretch from Williamwhitmania sp. includes:
- a CDS encoding formate--tetrahydrofolate ligase — protein MKTDIEIAQEIKMKHISEIADRLGVPVDELEHYGKFKAKLPLHLINEEKVQAAKLVLVSAISPTPAGEGKTTVSIGLSQGLNRIGKRATVVLREPSLGPVFGIKGGATGGGYSQVLPMEDINLHFTGDFAAIEKAHNLLAAIIDNNIQNKTNNLGIDPRTVSWKRVMDMNDRSLRKVIVGLGGTTSGVPRETGFDITAASEVMAILCLASDLNDLKERLGNIFIGYTFDKKPIFARDLKVNGAMAALLKDAIKPNLVQTIEGTPAIIHGGPFANIAQGTNSVIATKMGLTFSEYVVTEAGFGFDLGAEKFLDIKCRYAGLSPHAVVLVATIRAIKYHGKKPLSELKEPDLVALQAGMVNLEKHIENMKLFNVCPVVAINRFLTDTEEEIALVSDFCKSKGAQVAVADVWAKGGEGAIDLAEKVARTAELCTGKFLPLYDWDWSIERKIETIAKKIYGAEAVDYTSKAKSSLKKIVALGLDKLPVCIAKTQKSLSDNPELLGRPKDFVVTVREVEIASGAGFIVPITGEIMRMPGLPETPASERIDIDNNGNIIGLF, from the coding sequence ATGAAGACGGATATTGAAATTGCTCAGGAGATTAAGATGAAACATATCTCGGAAATTGCCGACAGGCTGGGTGTTCCTGTAGATGAACTTGAACATTATGGTAAATTCAAAGCAAAGCTTCCGCTGCATCTGATAAATGAGGAGAAGGTACAAGCAGCTAAACTTGTGCTGGTGTCAGCAATTTCACCAACTCCAGCGGGAGAGGGAAAAACTACCGTTTCGATAGGATTGTCGCAGGGGCTTAACCGAATAGGCAAAAGAGCAACTGTTGTGCTACGCGAGCCGTCGCTTGGACCAGTGTTTGGCATTAAGGGGGGCGCCACAGGCGGTGGATATAGCCAAGTATTGCCCATGGAGGATATTAACCTTCATTTTACGGGTGACTTTGCTGCAATTGAAAAAGCCCATAACCTTCTTGCTGCCATCATCGATAACAACATTCAGAATAAAACAAACAACTTAGGCATCGATCCACGAACAGTGTCGTGGAAACGGGTGATGGACATGAACGACCGCTCATTGCGCAAGGTAATAGTAGGGTTGGGTGGAACCACCTCCGGCGTTCCTCGGGAGACAGGGTTCGATATTACAGCTGCCTCGGAGGTGATGGCCATCCTCTGCCTAGCCAGCGACTTGAATGATTTAAAAGAACGGTTAGGTAACATTTTCATTGGTTACACCTTCGATAAGAAGCCTATTTTTGCTCGCGACTTGAAGGTAAATGGAGCCATGGCCGCGTTGCTCAAGGATGCTATTAAGCCTAACCTAGTTCAGACCATCGAGGGTACTCCTGCAATTATTCATGGTGGACCATTTGCCAATATTGCTCAGGGAACCAATTCGGTAATTGCCACTAAAATGGGTCTCACGTTTTCAGAGTATGTGGTTACAGAAGCGGGGTTCGGCTTCGACTTAGGCGCAGAGAAATTTCTCGATATCAAGTGCCGCTATGCTGGCCTTTCGCCTCATGCGGTAGTGCTAGTTGCTACCATTAGGGCAATAAAATATCATGGAAAGAAGCCTCTTTCTGAACTTAAGGAACCCGATTTGGTTGCTCTTCAAGCTGGCATGGTTAACCTAGAGAAGCATATCGAAAATATGAAGTTGTTTAATGTTTGTCCCGTTGTGGCCATCAATCGGTTTTTAACCGACACTGAGGAGGAGATTGCCCTGGTATCGGATTTCTGCAAAAGCAAAGGTGCACAGGTAGCCGTGGCCGATGTGTGGGCAAAAGGAGGTGAAGGCGCTATCGACTTGGCCGAGAAGGTTGCACGAACAGCAGAACTATGTACCGGAAAGTTTTTGCCACTATACGATTGGGATTGGAGCATTGAAAGGAAAATTGAAACCATTGCTAAGAAAATATACGGTGCCGAAGCGGTGGACTATACTTCTAAGGCAAAATCGAGCCTAAAGAAGATTGTTGCCTTAGGTTTGGATAAGCTACCTGTGTGCATAGCAAAAACGCAAAAATCACTTTCCGATAATCCCGAATTGCTCGGTAGACCCAAAGATTTTGTGGTTACTGTTCGCGAGGTTGAAATTGCCTCAGGTGCTGGCTTTATTGTTCCCATTACCGGAGAAATTATGCGAATGCCAGGTTTGCCTGAAACCCCTGCTTCAGAGAGAATCGACATCGACAACAATGGCAACATTATTGGATTGTTCTAA
- a CDS encoding YceI family protein: protein MFINILAAVFWLFNINSTTEARLQYHIVEPSRLTIAGSSNVNNFECTSSSNFNDGSAIIVSHENGRSLQFSNASINLKIKSFDCKNNLLNRDFYRTLNADTNPTIRIELQQIETSSTATSGKWNKFKSKVTITLNKVSKDINLDLSGCQYQVGDYHVCGSTELHMSDFGIKPPTTMLGLIQVENKITIDFDLFLQTSPTIQ from the coding sequence ATGTTCATTAACATACTAGCAGCGGTATTTTGGCTTTTTAATATAAATAGCACCACTGAGGCAAGACTTCAATACCATATTGTAGAGCCCAGTAGGCTTACTATTGCGGGAAGCAGCAACGTCAATAACTTTGAATGTACCTCCTCTTCCAACTTTAATGATGGATCCGCCATTATTGTTTCCCATGAAAATGGTCGTTCTCTGCAATTTTCAAATGCCTCCATCAACCTTAAAATCAAATCGTTCGACTGCAAAAACAATCTTTTAAATCGGGACTTTTATCGAACCCTGAATGCTGACACCAACCCCACTATCCGTATTGAATTGCAGCAAATTGAAACCTCTAGTACAGCAACATCGGGTAAGTGGAACAAATTTAAGTCTAAGGTTACCATAACCCTCAATAAAGTAAGTAAGGACATAAACTTGGACTTGTCTGGATGCCAGTATCAAGTGGGAGATTACCATGTTTGTGGTTCTACAGAACTTCACATGTCCGATTTTGGAATTAAGCCACCTACCACCATGCTTGGGCTCATTCAGGTAGAAAATAAAATAACCATCGACTTTGATCTATTCCTCCAAACAAGTCCCACAATTCAGTAA
- a CDS encoding YceI family protein, with protein sequence MNKKFALLFVACLTLLSVQGIGQVAYNLKSFKVVISGTSNLHDWTADVTKMQINSSMDVTSNKFAGISSATVVVDANAIDGSEGSIMDGKIRDALKAEQFPKITFQLTSPIKVQPTSGETSATITGKLTIGGTTLPVTMMVNTTILPSGEIQIKGAQKIRMTSFKLAPPTAMFGALKTGDDVVVTYTLVLKKV encoded by the coding sequence ATGAATAAAAAATTTGCGCTCCTATTTGTAGCGTGCCTTACACTACTTTCCGTACAAGGCATTGGACAGGTTGCTTACAATCTCAAAAGCTTTAAAGTGGTGATAAGCGGCACCTCCAACCTTCATGACTGGACGGCTGATGTCACTAAGATGCAAATTAACAGCAGCATGGATGTTACCAGCAATAAATTTGCTGGCATTAGCAGCGCCACTGTAGTTGTTGATGCAAATGCTATTGATGGTTCAGAGGGCAGCATTATGGATGGAAAAATCAGGGATGCCTTAAAGGCAGAGCAATTTCCCAAAATAACCTTTCAGCTTACCTCTCCAATCAAGGTTCAACCCACTAGCGGAGAAACTTCAGCAACCATTACTGGGAAACTAACCATTGGCGGTACCACCCTTCCCGTAACCATGATGGTGAATACAACAATATTGCCATCGGGAGAAATTCAAATTAAGGGAGCTCAGAAAATCAGAATGACCTCCTTCAAACTTGCTCCTCCTACAGCCATGTTTGGTGCCCTAAAAACGGGCGATGATGTGGTTGTTACCTATACGCTAGTTCTTAAAAAAGTTTAA
- a CDS encoding pyridoxal phosphate-dependent aminotransferase, whose protein sequence is MKINKSGARLSAIVSIGEKLRQLSKETGKQHLLLNRGVPSVVNIDLKEVVKTIDFNSSELQTYPPAQGRLDLRAVINEEFFAGKSNPSKIFITGGGMSALDLAFQTVDVEKIVLPVYYWGAYFHIMTIRHKQVGEYASFVELETMLPELKNSAVVIGDPGNPLGEKYDDEKLFTLVKKLNDNGTIVFFDSPYRRIFFDATDDFYQRLLPLENVIIVESFSKSVGLSGQRIGFLHSNNEEFNAEVAVRLMYATNGINAFSQILVLKLLSSDLGKTAVKAFREATVTDIKKNVEYLRKKGFLAEDFYKSSVPEGIFAVVDMSEEELLRYYIGSVSLSFFTKSRKEEAAKYARICISVPHKELVSYFDTIPARN, encoded by the coding sequence ATGAAGATAAATAAGAGTGGTGCCCGTTTGTCGGCCATAGTGAGCATAGGTGAGAAGTTGCGTCAGCTTAGCAAGGAGACTGGTAAACAGCACCTGCTCCTTAATAGAGGAGTTCCCTCGGTGGTAAACATCGATCTCAAGGAGGTTGTTAAAACCATCGATTTCAACAGCAGCGAGTTGCAAACCTATCCGCCAGCACAGGGCCGGTTGGATCTTCGTGCAGTCATCAACGAGGAGTTTTTTGCGGGCAAAAGCAATCCCAGCAAAATTTTCATTACAGGTGGAGGCATGAGCGCTCTTGACCTTGCTTTTCAAACCGTTGATGTTGAAAAAATTGTACTTCCAGTTTATTACTGGGGTGCCTATTTTCACATAATGACCATAAGGCATAAGCAGGTGGGTGAATATGCCAGCTTTGTTGAACTTGAAACGATGTTGCCGGAGTTAAAAAATAGCGCGGTGGTGATTGGTGATCCGGGTAATCCACTTGGAGAGAAGTATGACGATGAGAAACTTTTTACTCTGGTAAAAAAGCTCAACGATAATGGAACAATCGTGTTCTTCGATAGCCCATATCGAAGAATCTTCTTCGATGCCACCGATGATTTTTACCAACGACTTCTTCCACTTGAGAATGTAATTATTGTTGAAAGTTTCAGCAAGAGCGTTGGTTTAAGTGGTCAACGAATAGGTTTTTTACACTCCAACAACGAGGAGTTCAATGCAGAAGTAGCCGTGCGGTTAATGTATGCAACCAATGGAATTAATGCGTTCAGCCAAATATTGGTGCTCAAGCTGCTAAGCTCTGATTTAGGAAAAACGGCAGTAAAGGCCTTTAGGGAAGCTACAGTTACTGATATAAAAAAGAATGTTGAGTATCTCCGCAAGAAAGGTTTCTTGGCTGAAGACTTTTATAAGTCCAGCGTTCCGGAGGGAATCTTTGCCGTAGTAGATATGAGCGAGGAGGAGCTGCTTCGCTATTACATTGGTTCGGTGTCGCTTAGCTTCTTTACTAAATCACGTAAGGAGGAGGCTGCAAAATATGCTCGAATTTGTATTTCGGTACCCCACAAAGAATTGGTATCCTACTTCGATACCATTCCTGCCCGAAATTAA
- a CDS encoding lytic transglycosylase domain-containing protein, protein MLKKISLTLLAVAIAGGLASLMVGFENCGTSHSGNTHAIKAFQDIKLVGLPDTLYFAGERVPLENFDTRESLDREMLVNSYWHSQTIYLLKLSGRYFPVIEPILKKEGIPDDFKYLALAESGLQQLVSPLKAVGMWQLLESSAKEEGLEVTPEVDERYDIEKATLAACSYLKKSKDLLGSWTMAAAAYNFGRAGMLKQIDRQGTRYYYDLTLGDETGRYVFRILALKLIFENPTAYGFAMDSTDLYPPLRYTEVKVDTSITRIADFATKEGTNYKMLKYFNPWLRESYLPNPKHKTYTIKIPVKGYRTNPYIKQN, encoded by the coding sequence ATGTTAAAAAAAATTTCACTTACACTGCTAGCAGTGGCCATTGCTGGAGGGCTGGCAAGTTTAATGGTTGGCTTTGAAAATTGCGGGACAAGCCATTCTGGAAATACACACGCAATCAAAGCCTTTCAAGACATAAAGTTGGTTGGCTTACCCGACACGCTATACTTTGCTGGAGAACGGGTTCCTCTTGAAAATTTTGATACCCGCGAGAGCCTGGATAGGGAGATGCTCGTTAACTCATACTGGCATTCGCAAACCATTTACCTACTGAAACTATCTGGTAGATATTTTCCGGTAATTGAGCCCATTCTAAAAAAGGAGGGGATTCCTGACGATTTTAAGTATTTGGCACTAGCCGAGAGCGGCTTACAACAGCTGGTATCGCCTTTGAAGGCGGTGGGAATGTGGCAGCTACTGGAGTCTTCCGCGAAGGAGGAGGGGTTGGAGGTGACCCCAGAGGTGGACGAGCGTTACGATATTGAAAAAGCAACGTTGGCAGCCTGTTCCTATTTAAAAAAATCGAAGGATCTTTTGGGAAGCTGGACAATGGCCGCCGCTGCCTATAATTTTGGCAGGGCAGGAATGCTTAAGCAAATTGACAGACAGGGCACGCGCTACTACTACGATTTAACCCTAGGTGACGAGACTGGTAGATATGTATTTAGAATCTTGGCACTCAAACTTATCTTTGAGAACCCAACAGCCTATGGGTTTGCTATGGATAGCACAGATTTGTATCCACCATTGAGGTATACAGAGGTAAAAGTGGATACCAGCATTACACGCATTGCCGATTTTGCCACCAAGGAAGGGACCAACTACAAAATGTTGAAGTATTTCAACCCTTGGTTACGGGAGAGCTACTTGCCAAATCCGAAACATAAGACATATACTATCAAAATTCCGGTGAAGGGTTACCGCACCAATCCTTATATTAAACAGAATTAG
- the uvrA gene encoding excinuclease ABC subunit UvrA, with amino-acid sequence MKKHDSNEIIFAEEDWINVYGAREHNLRNIDVSIPRHKLTVITGLSGSGKSSLAFDTIYAEGQRRYFETFSAYARQFLGSMERPDVDKITGLSPVISIEQKTTNKNPRSTVGTITEIYDFLRLLYARASIAYSYETGEAMVKYTDDQILSLIEEKFDGKRVGILAPLVKGRKGHYKELFEHLRRKGFIYVRVDGTIQELKAGMKLDRYKVHFIELLVDKLPVSNLDIKRLKESVQAAMRQGEGTIVVLDMDSNEQRYFSRHLMCPTTGISYNEPAPHSFSFNSPQGACPRCNGLGTVTEAHVEALIPDTSISIKKGGIKPLGTYKSTLIFWQLEAIASKFGFSLEDPIEAIPEEAINIILYGSEEPFRVKSPVQGVNTTYQMSFTGVLDYLGADDEEPARAKNGADQYLRFTVCPECKGARLRKEALFFKIAEKNIAELSSMDLDTLLHWFSNVEKRLNTKQKAIAKEILKEIRERLRFLNDVGLSYLALNRSAQSLSGGESQRIRLATQIGSKLVNVLYILDEPSIGLHQRDNHRLIESLKQLRDAGNSVIVVEHDEDMIRSADFVVDLGPHAGRRGGNIVAQGTPEEILKSDSLTAKYLNRTLQIPVPSERRQGNGKSIILKGATGHNLKNVRVEIPLGKLICITGVSGSGKSSLVNETLQPILSKFFYRSLKEPLPYESIEGIKNIDKVIEVTQSPLGRTPRSNPATYTGVFSDIRKLFEMTPEAKIRGYKAGRFSFNVKGGRCEECGGAGVQTIEMNFLPDVYVECKICRSKRYNRETLEVKYRGKSISDVLDMTINAAVEFFEPMPTIYHKLKTIQEVGLGYITLGQPSTTLSGGESQRVKLAAELARKDTGKTLYILDEPTTGLHFEDVRVLMDVLSRLVNKGNTVIVIEHNLDVVKMADYIIDMGLEGGAGGGEILFTGTPEELINNSQSYTAKFLKSYLPH; translated from the coding sequence TTGAAAAAGCACGATTCGAACGAAATAATTTTTGCAGAGGAGGATTGGATTAACGTTTATGGGGCAAGGGAACATAACCTGCGCAATATAGACGTATCCATACCGCGCCATAAGCTTACGGTAATAACAGGATTGAGTGGCAGCGGAAAATCATCCTTGGCTTTTGATACTATTTACGCCGAAGGTCAGCGCCGCTATTTTGAAACATTTTCGGCGTATGCCCGACAGTTTCTGGGCAGCATGGAGCGGCCCGATGTCGATAAAATAACAGGGTTAAGTCCCGTTATCTCCATTGAGCAAAAAACCACCAACAAAAACCCTCGCTCCACGGTTGGTACCATTACTGAGATATACGATTTTCTTCGTTTGCTCTATGCACGAGCATCCATAGCTTATTCCTATGAAACAGGGGAGGCAATGGTGAAGTACACCGACGACCAAATACTTAGCCTCATTGAGGAGAAATTTGATGGTAAGCGTGTTGGAATATTAGCGCCTCTAGTAAAAGGACGTAAGGGTCATTATAAGGAACTTTTTGAGCATCTTCGGCGAAAAGGTTTTATTTATGTTCGGGTCGATGGGACCATTCAAGAGTTGAAGGCGGGGATGAAGCTCGACCGATATAAGGTTCACTTCATTGAGTTGCTTGTCGATAAGCTGCCAGTCTCGAACTTAGATATCAAGCGATTAAAGGAATCGGTTCAAGCGGCTATGCGTCAGGGAGAGGGCACCATTGTGGTGCTCGATATGGACTCGAATGAGCAACGCTACTTTAGTCGGCATTTAATGTGCCCAACCACAGGTATTTCCTACAATGAACCTGCGCCTCATAGCTTTTCTTTCAACAGCCCTCAGGGGGCTTGTCCCCGTTGTAACGGACTTGGAACAGTAACTGAGGCACACGTGGAGGCACTAATACCCGATACATCAATAAGTATTAAGAAGGGTGGAATAAAACCGCTGGGAACCTACAAAAGCACGCTCATATTTTGGCAGTTGGAGGCTATTGCTAGCAAGTTTGGCTTCAGCCTAGAAGATCCGATCGAGGCAATACCAGAGGAGGCCATCAACATTATACTTTATGGCTCGGAAGAGCCGTTTCGCGTTAAGTCACCTGTTCAAGGGGTAAATACTACCTACCAGATGAGTTTTACTGGCGTTCTGGATTACCTAGGAGCCGATGATGAAGAACCTGCACGGGCTAAGAATGGTGCGGACCAATATCTACGCTTTACGGTTTGTCCAGAATGTAAAGGTGCACGTTTACGTAAGGAGGCACTCTTCTTTAAGATTGCCGAAAAGAACATTGCGGAGCTCAGCAGTATGGACCTAGATACCCTCTTGCATTGGTTTAGCAATGTGGAAAAGAGGTTGAATACCAAGCAAAAGGCGATTGCCAAGGAAATTTTGAAGGAGATTCGTGAACGTTTACGTTTCTTAAATGATGTTGGATTAAGTTACCTCGCTTTAAACCGCAGCGCACAAAGCCTTTCCGGTGGAGAGAGCCAGCGTATTAGGTTGGCTACTCAAATTGGAAGCAAGTTGGTCAATGTGCTCTACATACTAGATGAGCCTAGCATTGGACTTCACCAGCGTGACAACCATAGGCTGATAGAGTCACTTAAGCAGCTCAGGGATGCTGGCAATTCGGTGATCGTAGTTGAGCACGATGAGGATATGATTCGCTCAGCCGATTTTGTTGTTGACTTAGGACCGCATGCCGGCCGGCGTGGTGGAAATATCGTGGCTCAGGGGACACCTGAAGAGATATTAAAATCTGATTCCCTCACAGCAAAATATCTGAATCGAACGCTTCAAATACCTGTTCCCTCCGAAAGAAGGCAGGGGAATGGAAAGTCTATTATACTTAAGGGTGCCACTGGTCATAACCTAAAGAATGTTAGGGTGGAAATTCCTTTAGGTAAGCTTATCTGCATTACTGGAGTTTCGGGAAGCGGAAAATCGTCGTTGGTAAACGAAACTTTGCAGCCCATTTTGAGCAAGTTCTTTTACCGCTCATTAAAGGAGCCGCTGCCATACGAGTCGATAGAAGGGATAAAAAATATTGACAAGGTAATTGAGGTAACCCAATCACCACTAGGTAGAACGCCACGTTCTAATCCGGCAACCTATACTGGTGTTTTCTCCGACATCCGAAAGCTATTTGAGATGACCCCTGAAGCAAAAATTCGTGGCTACAAAGCTGGGCGGTTTAGCTTCAACGTAAAGGGGGGCCGGTGTGAGGAATGCGGTGGTGCTGGCGTTCAAACCATCGAAATGAATTTTCTTCCAGATGTTTACGTGGAGTGCAAAATTTGCCGTAGCAAGCGCTACAATCGGGAAACCTTGGAGGTTAAATACCGCGGAAAATCCATTTCGGATGTGCTAGACATGACCATTAATGCCGCAGTTGAGTTTTTTGAACCAATGCCAACCATATACCATAAGCTGAAGACAATACAGGAGGTTGGCCTAGGCTATATTACACTTGGACAGCCCTCCACAACGCTTTCGGGTGGGGAGTCGCAGCGAGTGAAGCTGGCGGCTGAGTTGGCCCGAAAGGATACCGGCAAAACGCTTTACATCCTTGACGAGCCAACAACTGGTTTGCATTTTGAGGATGTTCGGGTGCTGATGGATGTGCTTAGTCGCTTGGTGAATAAGGGAAATACCGTTATCGTAATAGAGCATAACCTCGATGTGGTTAAAATGGCCGACTACATTATTGATATGGGGTTAGAAGGCGGTGCAGGTGGGGGCGAGATTTTGTTTACTGGAACGCCCGAGGAACTCATAAATAATTCCCAAAGTTACACGGCCAAGTTTTTAAAAAGTTATTTGCCTCATTAG
- a CDS encoding SPOR domain-containing protein: MIKSLVLLLNMLGLFLLNLLFSGSVSLNMVAPKEVNAGKEFEVEVTLDKGDVSSFARFQQDLPAGLSAQVVDASNADFSFKDQKVRFVWLRLPSQSTVTIRYKVKVNDRLTGNFKLNGKFSYIEDNERKEVLATDQLLAIVPDPSIDPKMLVDINDYQQMATSKLLAAGSANVAAIRQEPYLEGQSNDYIVNILVSKGTADKFAKIEEDIPEGFKAESIDSKDGIFTFKDQKAKFLWMTLPPEQSFVVSYRLVPEDGVGPKELALKGTFSFIQNDATQVIDIAQKSTNLRTLTAQQLEALAHTTSGTTERQDNVSNSYTPDASGGVEIPIKYVGAEKMAEQDRKQHISPTASSSEANMSYTLEPEKGVYYRVQIAAGHKLVNIKRYFRKYKLDAEVRTEQHDGWYKYSVGSFYVYKDAHDYRSKLWATTPIDDAFVAAYNNGKRITVQEALMITNHKWYK; this comes from the coding sequence ATGATTAAGTCGCTTGTGCTTCTTTTAAACATGCTAGGCCTGTTCCTTCTTAACTTGCTTTTCTCAGGAAGCGTCAGTCTTAATATGGTTGCTCCAAAAGAGGTTAATGCAGGGAAGGAATTTGAAGTTGAGGTTACCCTAGACAAGGGCGACGTTAGCAGCTTTGCACGATTTCAGCAGGACCTTCCTGCAGGCCTTTCAGCACAAGTGGTGGATGCCTCCAATGCCGACTTTTCATTTAAAGACCAAAAGGTTCGATTTGTTTGGCTCCGGTTGCCTAGCCAATCCACCGTTACCATACGATACAAGGTCAAAGTCAACGATAGGCTTACAGGTAACTTTAAACTCAACGGCAAGTTCTCCTACATTGAGGATAACGAGCGCAAAGAGGTGCTGGCTACTGATCAGCTACTGGCCATAGTGCCCGACCCAAGTATCGATCCCAAAATGTTGGTTGATATTAACGACTACCAGCAAATGGCTACCTCTAAATTGCTTGCTGCTGGCAGTGCTAACGTTGCTGCAATTCGTCAGGAACCTTATCTTGAGGGGCAGAGCAACGACTATATCGTTAACATTCTTGTAAGCAAAGGAACTGCCGATAAGTTTGCTAAGATAGAGGAGGATATACCCGAGGGATTTAAGGCAGAATCCATTGATAGCAAGGATGGTATATTCACCTTTAAGGATCAGAAAGCTAAATTTCTGTGGATGACATTGCCACCCGAGCAATCCTTTGTGGTTAGCTACCGGTTGGTTCCCGAAGATGGAGTTGGCCCTAAAGAATTGGCGCTAAAAGGTACATTCTCGTTCATCCAAAACGATGCCACTCAGGTTATAGATATTGCACAAAAATCAACCAACCTACGCACCTTAACTGCGCAGCAGTTGGAAGCTCTTGCGCACACTACTTCAGGAACTACCGAAAGGCAGGATAATGTAAGTAATAGCTACACTCCCGATGCGTCTGGTGGAGTCGAAATTCCCATAAAGTATGTTGGCGCTGAAAAAATGGCTGAGCAGGATCGCAAGCAGCATATCTCACCAACGGCTTCATCATCAGAGGCGAACATGTCGTATACCCTAGAGCCGGAGAAGGGCGTATACTACCGTGTGCAAATTGCCGCTGGTCACAAGTTGGTAAACATTAAGCGCTACTTTAGAAAGTATAAGCTCGACGCGGAGGTTCGTACCGAGCAGCATGATGGATGGTACAAGTATTCGGTGGGATCATTCTACGTGTATAAAGATGCTCATGACTATAGAAGTAAATTGTGGGCAACCACGCCTATCGATGACGCATTTGTAGCTGCTTACAATAATGGCAAACGCATTACCGTTCAGGAGGCATTGATGATTACTAACCATAAATGGTACAAATAA
- a CDS encoding EF-hand domain-containing protein, with protein MRSFRKGLIFALFALVVIPSLKAQDDELINWESYLTTEVEVIDPVYRPVVGFGVGVLNFYGDVNNSHGNLLVGTPAYRVSVMVPLGKTQDYKLNFFALIGNLQGFDRQMSYQLQRDNPGFVGNTSFNTNFTQFGINIEYNFGSLFRWKGVKVKKGTKLKVLDRTFRPFISIGIAPFQYTAMGNLTHFDSESGTQVPYYFWSDGTIRNIAQTSPLAPTSKIIQMDGSYETNLQKANLYGSKNSQQTALSIPMDFGLDFFLNYRINVRVGTSLTYTFSDLLDNVDAKAAKNMVGLKSNGRNDMFTYTYVSIHLDLFSDPETKKVTDLFKMVDDFDYDAISDADVDGVLDLFDQCPDTPLRVAVDSVGCPLDSDKDGVPDYLDKEPNTPRGAMVDDNGVTLSDSSFAKYNVEGLAVNRDKAITLPVNKIWTRSVKFEPGVVPEKFKSIDTNGDGYIDYNEMMNEINKFFDGDSKLKTDDIYELNEFFFDQQ; from the coding sequence ATGAGGTCATTTAGGAAGGGACTTATTTTTGCACTCTTTGCTTTGGTAGTAATTCCATCGCTCAAGGCTCAGGACGACGAGCTTATCAACTGGGAATCATACTTAACCACAGAGGTAGAGGTAATCGACCCCGTTTACAGGCCTGTTGTTGGGTTTGGCGTTGGTGTTCTAAACTTCTACGGCGATGTAAACAATAGCCATGGCAATCTGCTAGTGGGAACTCCTGCTTATCGCGTAAGCGTTATGGTTCCCTTGGGCAAAACGCAAGATTATAAGTTGAATTTTTTTGCCCTTATTGGTAATTTGCAGGGGTTCGATAGGCAGATGTCTTACCAGCTGCAGCGCGACAACCCCGGCTTTGTCGGTAACACCAGTTTCAACACTAACTTTACCCAGTTTGGAATAAATATCGAGTATAACTTTGGTTCTCTCTTTCGCTGGAAGGGTGTTAAGGTAAAAAAGGGTACTAAGTTGAAGGTTCTTGACCGCACATTTCGTCCGTTTATCTCCATTGGGATTGCCCCTTTTCAGTATACAGCTATGGGGAATCTTACCCATTTCGATTCAGAATCGGGTACTCAAGTGCCCTACTACTTTTGGAGCGATGGTACTATTCGCAACATAGCCCAAACGTCCCCATTGGCGCCAACTTCGAAGATTATCCAAATGGATGGGTCATACGAAACTAATCTGCAGAAGGCTAATCTTTATGGGTCTAAAAACTCCCAGCAAACTGCGCTTTCCATCCCCATGGACTTTGGTCTCGACTTTTTTCTGAACTACCGTATTAACGTAAGAGTAGGCACCTCGCTGACCTATACCTTTAGCGACTTACTCGACAATGTGGATGCCAAAGCTGCAAAAAACATGGTTGGACTCAAGAGCAATGGTCGGAATGATATGTTTACCTACACCTACGTATCGATTCACCTCGACCTCTTCTCCGATCCGGAAACCAAGAAGGTTACCGACCTCTTCAAAATGGTTGATGATTTTGACTATGATGCCATTTCTGATGCTGACGTAGATGGTGTTCTCGATTTGTTTGATCAATGTCCAGATACACCGCTCCGCGTGGCTGTCGATTCAGTGGGTTGCCCACTTGATTCGGATAAGGATGGAGTTCCTGACTATCTTGACAAGGAGCCAAATACCCCTAGGGGTGCCATGGTTGATGATAATGGGGTCACCTTAAGCGATTCGTCATTTGCGAAGTATAACGTTGAAGGGCTTGCCGTAAACCGTGATAAGGCCATCACCCTTCCTGTTAATAAGATATGGACACGTTCGGTGAAGTTTGAACCCGGTGTTGTGCCCGAAAAGTTCAAGTCCATAGATACCAACGGCGATGGCTACATCGATTATAACGAGATGATGAATGAGATAAATAAATTCTTCGACGGCGATTCCAAGTTGAAAACAGATGACATTTACGAGCTGAACGAATTCTTCTTCGATCAGCAGTAA